The Eleginops maclovinus isolate JMC-PN-2008 ecotype Puerto Natales chromosome 3, JC_Emac_rtc_rv5, whole genome shotgun sequence genome includes a region encoding these proteins:
- the LOC134862441 gene encoding LOW QUALITY PROTEIN: zinc finger protein 391-like (The sequence of the model RefSeq protein was modified relative to this genomic sequence to represent the inferred CDS: inserted 2 bases in 1 codon; deleted 2 bases in 1 codon), with translation MDKDKCSDIRAPCSWMEMHQIIGDLITSGNSMKDHPDVLNPAWGVPAAAAAGSGVEGLRFKDSSLEPAQQPPSARDKPESQTGRQLQPRASQRKGQAAKDRREDVHNTCTCPGCPYSTYPSSFDNFKPRQSLSSPPRASAVCHPKDFSNTAPKSVSMCLPDASEPSSTTPELESRASSRSSLGSVSHLSVFPCLCCHHLQTCTQILSQQEGTDPRFSHTHHPFHDHHCPLTSCVPCPQLSSPFHCLPCQRSLPTCSHQHRQTHSQQQEERGLAPTSMLSLHPCMHCSASFSRPSQLLQHQRSEHGNKPSGFLCTECGRAFNSHSNLRIHLNVHTGARPYSCSDCGKSFSQSGALKIHRRIHTGERPYSCGFCGRGFPHLAGVRAHQRTHTGEKPYCCSQCGKCFTQSGALKIHMRIHTGERPFICSFCGKGFSNRSGIHFHYRTVHGLAPEHGKSXGDAHRGTAGRSCHPGRPRTFPEAGVGLNTPDALDTNSQTNPGSACSSGNEKKSQSGAANPGSSREGLLYACEDCGLRFKDAPSRNRHQTLMHYSSEGRDEEGQGEEMSTNKRVHNNSDTLQQANNIQPLE, from the exons TCTGCGATTCAAAGACTCTTCACTTGAACCTGcacaacaacctccatccgCCCGGGATAAGCCAGAATCACAAACCGGCCGACAGCTCCAGCCTAGGGCGTCACAGAGGAAGGGACAGGCGGCCAAAGACAGAAGAGAAG ATGTGCATAACACCTGCACCTGTCCTGGCTGCCCTTACTCCACTTATCCTTCTTCCTTCGATAATTTCAAACCCAGACAATCTTTGTCCTCACCCCCACGTGCTAGTGCAGTATGCCACCCCAAAGACTTCAGCAATACTGCTCCAAAAAGCGTCAGCATGTGCCTACCAGACGCCAGTGAACCCAGCAGCACAACACctgagctggagagcagggcGTCCAGTCGTTCATCTCTGGGCTCAGTGTCCCACCTTTCCGTGTTTCCCTGCTTGTGTTGCCATCACCTGCAAACCTGCACCCAGATACTGAGCCAGCAGGAAGGCACTGACCCCCGTTTTTCTCACACCCATCATCCCTTTCATGACCACCACTGTCCTTTAACATCTTGTGTACCTTGCCCTCAGCTCTCCAGCCCTTTCCACTGCTTGCCTTGCCAGCGCTCTTTACCCACCTGCTCTCACcagcacagacaaacacactctcagCAACAAGAAGAAAGAGGACTGGCGCCTACGAGCATGTTGTCGCTGCATCCCTGCATGCACTGCTCTGCCTCTTTTTCCAGACCGTCCCAGTTGCTGCAGCACCAGCGCTCTGAACATGGCAACAAACCATCCGGCTTCCTCTGCACGGAGTGTGGCAGGGCCTTCAACTCGCACAGCAATCTGCGCATCCACCTCAACGTGCACACCGGCGCCCGACCATACTCCTGCTCTGACTGTGGAAAGAGTTTTAGCCAGTCGGGGGCTCTGAAGATACACAGGCGAATTCATACAGGCGAAAGGCCGTATTCCTGTGGATTTTGTGGCAGGGGGTTTCCCCATCTTGCAGGGGTCCGAGCCCATCAGAGGACCCACACAGGAGAGAAGCCTTACTGCTGTAGCCAGTGTGGAAAATGTTTCACCCAGTCAGGAGCTCTTAAGATCCATATGCGCATCCACACAGGGGAGAGACCCTTCATCTGCAGCTTCTGTGGCAAAGGCTTCTCTAACCGCTCCGGGATACACTTCCACTACCGCACAGTCCACGGGCTGGCCCCAGAACACGGAAAAAG TGGAGATGCACATCGAGGTACAGCAGGTCGTAGTTGTCATCCTGGGCGCCCCAGGACTTTTCCTGAAGCAGGCGTCGGGCTAAATACACCGGACGCTCTGGATACAAACTCACAAACAAACCCTGGTTCGGCC TGCTCATCTGGTAATGAGAAAAAATCTCAGTCAGGGGCAGCAAATccaggcagcagcagagaggggcTTCTGTATGCATGTGAAGACTGTGGCCTGCGCTTTAAGGACGCCCCGTCCAGGAACAGACACCAGACTCTGATGCACTACTCCTCTGAAGGGAGGGATGAGGAGGGGCAGGGGGAAGAGATGAGCACAAACAAGAGGGTCCACAATAACAGTGATACTTTACAACAGGCTAACAACATCCAACCTTTGGAGTGA